The genomic DNA TACTATATTGTGATATATTTGGCTTATATTTTGCTTATGGGCATGCAGGTCTCTTTTATTTGTCTGAAACCCGCCCAGATGTTTCCCTGCTGAGTTACACAGGCCTAATCTTCATTTCCGAAAATTTGTAGGAATAATTGTGTCCTTTTCCAGTATACCAGACAATGCCTTCACCAAGGGGGCTTTTATCTCCCAGCAGATACAGTCCATTCAGGTTTGCTTCGTGACATTTATAGTACCACCAGCCTCCCTTGAACAGTACAGCACAGTTCTCTGGATTCCCATCGTTGTCCTGGTCCTTGGTGGTAAACGCCCTGTTGTTGTGATAAGCCAGAGAATCGCCTGAgccgtaaaaaaaacaaacaaaaaaaacaataaccgCCAGCAATGTAACCCCTAATCCGAAGGGAGGTGACAACAGTTGGGGCAgattcaaatatacagtataaatgaaCCTGTGCGACACTGATGCAAAAAAACACAAA from Ascaphus truei isolate aAscTru1 chromosome 21, aAscTru1.hap1, whole genome shotgun sequence includes the following:
- the LOC142472178 gene encoding ficolin-2-like; amino-acid sequence: MHTDGGGWIYFAKYASFKVLGESEKYKLLVGAFTEGDAGDSLAYHNNRAFTTKDQDNDGNPENCAVLFKGGWWYYKCHEANLNGLYLLGDKSPLGEGIVWYTGKGHNYSYKFSEMKIRPV